One window of the Sphaerochaeta associata genome contains the following:
- a CDS encoding haloacid dehalogenase: MQSVQNLRGDEAGRVSFLLTDVDDTITTEGKLRPVALEALYVLKEAGIRTICVTGGSAGWGDTYLRQWPVEAVLSESGAVCLYRKNGAIRKYVHPSIVQEGYEQRKSALIEKVLSLVPGSKLSSDQFARIFDVAFDHGSEPPYLDADQIARVVEVCKSMGAGTAVSSIHVNAWFGSFDKYQGTKAFFADVLGLDEKTMIEKSCYCGDAPNDQVMFSRFPLSFGVGNIQKHVQSMQVLPRYASESEGGAGFSEIVHELLRKRAN, translated from the coding sequence ATGCAGAGTGTGCAGAATCTCAGAGGGGACGAGGCCGGAAGGGTCTCGTTCCTGCTTACTGATGTTGATGATACGATTACCACCGAAGGAAAGCTCAGGCCTGTTGCCCTTGAAGCCTTGTATGTCTTGAAAGAAGCTGGCATTCGGACCATCTGTGTGACCGGGGGGTCTGCTGGATGGGGAGATACCTATCTGCGTCAGTGGCCGGTTGAAGCCGTGCTCAGCGAAAGCGGGGCGGTATGCCTCTACCGTAAGAATGGTGCCATCCGTAAGTACGTACACCCATCCATTGTGCAAGAGGGGTATGAACAGCGTAAAAGTGCGTTGATCGAGAAAGTACTCTCCCTTGTACCGGGTTCCAAACTTTCAAGCGACCAGTTTGCCAGAATTTTCGATGTTGCGTTCGATCATGGAAGCGAGCCGCCCTATTTGGATGCAGATCAGATTGCCCGTGTGGTCGAGGTATGTAAAAGCATGGGGGCGGGGACTGCCGTCAGCTCGATTCATGTGAATGCATGGTTCGGGTCGTTTGACAAGTATCAGGGTACAAAGGCCTTTTTTGCAGATGTTCTGGGCCTTGATGAAAAGACCATGATTGAAAAAAGTTGCTATTGTGGAGATGCTCCCAACGACCAGGTGATGTTTTCTCGTTTTCCGTTGAGTTTCGGAGTCGGTAACATACAGAAGCATGTGCAATCGATGCAAGTGCTTCCTCGGTATGCTTCTGAGAGCGAGGGTGGTGCGGGCTTTTCCGAGATTGTGCATGAGCTTCTGAGGAAACGAGCAAATTAA
- the pgsA gene encoding CDP-diacylglycerol--glycerol-3-phosphate 3-phosphatidyltransferase, which yields MNIPNKLTVSRLIMAPMFFIAFHLGGWFGEDFQTLSSILTLILWACTELTDLLDGQIARRRNLVTDLGKVMDPFADTFSRLTYFVCLSGAGVMPLWTFILIMWREFSILFVRMLMMGKGKPVAANLWGKSKAVLYAISGALGILYIALGNWFSDAPFMEGARIGLYVIFVLAALSSVMSFLTYIKAIIRDGSLSTMTR from the coding sequence ATGAATATTCCGAATAAGCTTACGGTATCGCGGCTGATTATGGCTCCTATGTTCTTCATCGCATTCCATCTGGGCGGTTGGTTCGGAGAGGACTTTCAAACTCTTTCTTCCATCCTCACCCTCATTTTATGGGCATGTACCGAGCTGACGGATCTGCTGGACGGCCAAATTGCCCGACGCAGGAATTTGGTTACCGACTTGGGAAAGGTAATGGATCCGTTTGCCGATACGTTCTCTCGACTGACGTACTTTGTGTGTCTGTCGGGTGCCGGTGTCATGCCCCTTTGGACCTTCATCCTCATTATGTGGAGGGAGTTTTCCATCCTGTTCGTGCGTATGCTGATGATGGGAAAGGGCAAGCCTGTTGCGGCAAACCTGTGGGGGAAGAGCAAGGCTGTGCTGTACGCCATCAGCGGAGCCTTAGGCATTCTTTACATCGCCTTGGGCAACTGGTTCTCCGATGCTCCTTTCATGGAAGGGGCCCGCATCGGCTTGTATGTGATTTTCGTATTGGCAGCCCTTTCTTCAGTCATGTCCTTTCTTACCTACATTAAGGCGATTATACGTGACGGCAGTCTTTCGACGATGACCCGCTGA
- a CDS encoding carboxypeptidase M32 produces the protein MKQQQAFARLEALDRHLVMLEHIGAALQWDQETILSEKAVDERANQLGWLAEQSHAVASGDEMGQLLALLDETKSESVFEQALIRIRRKEYERKRRMPKDLVRAITEGGAKAHQSWVTARKASDFSLFSQDLAVMVDLAREKASCLSDDSSSLYDALLAEFEEGMSTKEVATLFDSIKKPLSDLVQTYAEKDVDASFLRQAYPIEGQQAFANQVLTDMGFDFTRGSCAVSVHPFTTTIASDDIRITTRYTDPSVMDSFASSIHEGGHALYEMGASSTRLRGTSLAGGASHGMHESQSRLWENMVSKSPEFWERYYPQFSKLFPTQTAGIGLDHFVRAVNKVGRTCIRVNADEMSYSLHIFLRFGLEQALLAGDLSVEELPHAWDEEFARLFGFKPATASEGVLQDVHWSSGDFGYFPTYALGNLYGAQIWAHIQNNLGLRPDDVEGISSYLRYAVYEKGALQTGRRTAESVTGKALDATVFTSYLENKFSRLFG, from the coding sequence ATGAAACAACAACAAGCCTTTGCACGCCTTGAGGCGCTTGACCGCCATTTGGTGATGCTTGAACATATCGGCGCCGCCCTGCAGTGGGATCAGGAGACGATTCTCAGCGAGAAGGCGGTGGACGAACGTGCGAATCAACTCGGCTGGCTTGCCGAGCAGTCCCATGCGGTGGCAAGCGGTGATGAGATGGGACAGTTGCTCGCCCTCTTGGATGAGACCAAGAGTGAGTCGGTATTTGAGCAGGCGCTGATCAGGATCCGTAGGAAGGAGTATGAAAGAAAGCGGAGAATGCCCAAGGATCTGGTGCGGGCCATCACCGAGGGGGGTGCAAAAGCCCATCAGAGTTGGGTGACGGCCCGTAAAGCCAGCGACTTCTCCCTCTTTTCCCAGGACCTGGCGGTCATGGTTGATCTGGCAAGGGAGAAAGCTTCCTGCTTATCCGATGACAGCTCTTCCTTGTATGACGCCCTGCTAGCCGAGTTCGAGGAAGGAATGAGTACCAAGGAGGTGGCGACCCTTTTTGACTCGATCAAGAAACCATTGTCCGATTTGGTGCAGACCTATGCAGAGAAGGATGTGGATGCTTCCTTTCTGCGTCAAGCGTATCCGATCGAGGGCCAACAGGCGTTTGCCAATCAGGTGCTGACCGATATGGGATTCGATTTCACCCGCGGCAGCTGTGCCGTCTCGGTGCATCCCTTCACCACCACCATTGCCAGCGACGATATCCGGATCACCACCCGCTATACCGATCCCAGCGTCATGGACAGTTTTGCCTCCTCGATACACGAGGGAGGGCATGCGCTGTATGAGATGGGTGCTTCAAGCACAAGACTCAGGGGCACCAGTCTTGCCGGCGGGGCGTCCCATGGGATGCATGAGTCGCAAAGTCGGCTTTGGGAGAATATGGTCTCCAAAAGCCCTGAGTTCTGGGAGCGCTACTATCCGCAGTTCAGCAAGCTTTTCCCGACCCAGACAGCCGGTATCGGCCTTGACCACTTTGTCAGGGCGGTCAACAAGGTCGGGCGGACATGCATCCGCGTCAATGCCGACGAGATGAGTTACAGTCTTCATATCTTCCTCCGTTTTGGTCTTGAACAGGCTTTGCTTGCCGGAGACCTTTCGGTTGAAGAGCTTCCCCATGCATGGGATGAGGAGTTTGCCCGTCTGTTCGGGTTCAAGCCGGCAACTGCAAGCGAGGGTGTGCTGCAGGATGTACATTGGAGCAGCGGTGATTTCGGGTACTTCCCCACCTATGCCCTGGGCAATCTCTACGGTGCTCAGATTTGGGCTCATATACAGAACAATCTCGGCCTGAGACCTGATGATGTGGAAGGTATCAGCTCATATCTGAGGTATGCCGTGTATGAGAAAGGCGCCTTGCAGACAGGGCGGAGGACTGCCGAATCGGTAACCGGAAAAGCTCTTGACGCAACAGTGTTCACAAGCTACCTTGAAAACAAATTCAGCCGGCTGTTCGGCTAA